The region attaaagAACATATTATCAACTAAGCGAACATTCATTAGTCAGAAATAATATTGAAATAAGAAGATTTTCTGGTACCAAAACAtgaaaattaaattaataaaaaaatataaatatacACAATAGGTGAAACAATTAGTGGCCAACaattataattttattaattttataGGTTAGATGCATAAAAGCAAAATTGGGACCACTTTTTTTTTAAGGGTCATGATTTTAATACCCATCATACATGCACTTAAATGGGACCCATTGCTTTTCTAACCCATTCCTTTATCTTCTTTTTTTTCTTGTTGTTATTCTTCTACAATATATTAAATTTACAAATTAATTATAGAGTAAAATAgaatttgtaaaaaaaaaattaaatttgaaaacaaacatataaaatatttctagaaaaatagtttaaataaatatttaattatttttttaagaaaTTGGAGAAATATATTTTTGGAAGCATTAAAGTTGGTGTTATGGTAGTTGGTTCTGTTTTCCTTGGCAAATTAATTGCTTTATCTTCAAACTATGGTATCCAACcacaaaaaatcataaataagttgaaattaaaattaaaattggAAATTATGAAAACGACAACAAGATATTTAATGTGAAATGAGCAATAGGATCTCTCCACCCTCTCATtgttcttcatcatcatcatcaacttttttttctctttattattaaacaaacaattaatcaattaattaaactTTGTAGAAGAAGACGTTTCCTCGTTTTTCATCAGTTTGTGACTTTTTACACACCTCAATTATATTTTCAGATTTTTCATATATAAATATgtatataatatttatttcttaGCATAGGCTAGttttttcttcttcatctctctctctccccctctctctttctcttttttttttcttctctcCCAAAAAAACAATTCATCATAAGGGGTTGTTTGGTTGCATCAAATGATTTGAAAAGAGTGAGTCAAATCAAATCAAAAGAAGTTTTATCTAATCTACCTATCTATCTTTCTCATGTTTTGATCTATTCATAATCACAGGTACTTCTCCTCAAAAAAGTTTAACATGATAATAACATATTCATGAATGTGTTCACTTTCACAAAATTTCAAGACATTCCCAGAATTTCAAATACGAAAAAGATTAAATTTTTTGTCAATAAATAAGTGAATAATTAAGTGAAGAAATATGGGTATTTTCTAGAACTCCTTTCATTCAACTTTCAGTTAAGGTGGATGAATTTTCTTCAGTGACAGAATTCCAAACATAGATCATATGTAACAGGTGAGTTTAATGATGTCTCTGTCTCAAAACAAAATCTTTGTTTTTCTCATGTTTTTGTGTCATTGTTTGTAATTGAAAATTGTGTGCAGAGAGATATAGATGATAAAGAAGCACGTGTACACACTTCAATTTACATCACAATCTGCAGGTACTATATCTATACAATTTCATTAATTCTATAtagaaaaaaaaactaattacATAGAAAAAGAAATTTCTTTCTTACACTTTTTTTCATTCTTTCTTTCAATCTCTTTGTACTTGTCTTCTCTCTTGTCAAATCACTTCCTTTGTAAGAAAAAAGCTTCCATttgtgtatttttatcatttttttacCTTTTTGAGTTCATCATGTGAATAAAAGAATTTTCACTAAGAAACTTGTTTCATCTATACCTTAATTTGGAAAACTCATATTCATATCTTATAATTCTTTCATTGAATTTTCTTCTTTACTAAGAGTTTTGTGTTACAAGAATGAAATAAGATTCAATTATTGAGATTTTGTTTTTGATGATGTTGTGTTTTTTTCTTTGTTTGTTATGTAAGATGTGATTGTGAATTTTGAAATTAAGCAAAACACTGACGATTTCGTGTTTTATTTTCTCTTTTCAGAGTGAAGTAACAAAGGAAAATAAATTATTGATATTTTGTaatttatcaaaacaaaaaaaaattaaaatcaatgGCGACATATTTTCATAATAATTCAGAAATTCAAGGTGGTTCTACCGACGGACTTCAAACTCTCATATTTATGAACTCGTCGGGATACATCAATTACTCCGACGCTCCGCCGCAACAGCAGCAGCAAAACCTTGTTTTTCTCAATTCAGCCGCCGCGCTCGCCGGAAATACTTCACTCCAGCAACAGAATTTATCTCACCCGCCACCACAGTTCGTCGGCGTCCCACTCTCGGCGGAACACTCTGTACACGCCCATCATGATGTCTCCGCCCTGCATGGCTTTCCACCGCGCATGCAGTACAACATGTGGAACACGGCAGACCCGAATTCGGCGGCGCGTGAAGCTACACGCGCTACTCAGGGACTGTCTTTAAGCCTACACGCGCAAGGGTCAGGGGAGGACGGGCGCGTTTCGAATGGTGGACAGTGTTCCTCTGTCTCCGGCGGGGTGTCGGGGATTCAGAGTGTGTTGTTGAGTTCAAAATATTTGAAGGCTACACAGGAGTTACTTGACGAGGTTGTTAATGTTAATGGTGGGATTAAGGTTGAAAGTGTTAAGAAGAGTTTTGAGAAAAATAAGGTTGTTGGAGAATCTTCAACTGCGGTTAGTGGAGATGGTGGTTCTGTTGGTGGTGGTGATGGAAATGGGAAACGTAGCTCTGAATTATCAACTACAGAGAGACAAGAAATTCAGGTGAAGAAAGCAAAGTTAATAAACATGCTTGATGAGGTAATTTTTTTAATGAATTTGTGCCGGTTCTCTCATTCGAACTCGCGACATCCCACgtaataaaaattaaaattgtagttaatttttattgttttggTTTGAAGGTGGAACAAAGATACAGACAATACCACAATCAGATGCAGATGGTGATATCCTCATTTGAGCAAGTTGCAGGGATTGGTTCTGCAAGAACATACACTGCACTTGCGCTTCAAACGATTTCAAAGCAATTTCGGTGCTTAAAAGACGCAATCACGGGCCAAATTAGAGCTGCGAATAAGAGATTAGGAGAAGATGATAGTTTTGGTGGCAAAATTGAAGGGTCAAGACTCAAATATGTTGATCATCATTTGAGACAACAAAGAGCTATTCAACAATTGGGTATGATTCATCATAATGCTTGGAGACCTCAAAGAGGATTGCCTGAAAGATCGGTTTCGGTGCTTCGTGCTTGGCTTTTCGAACACTTCCTTCACCCGTAAGTAATCGCTCAACCTTCCTGAGTTCAGAATTTTTATAGTCACGGATTTCAAGTATTCATGCCGTCAATCACATTAGTAGTCGTTAGATTGAGATAGGTCAGTGTACCATCTGATCTCAATCCAACGACTATCGATGTGGCTGAATGCATGAGTGGAGGAGCCTGTAACTCTAGAGAATCCCAAATATGGCCTTTTCGTACACTATTAGAATTTATGTCAAATTTGTGCTGAAACAACATTTGTTTGGTTTCAGTTATCCAAAGGATTCAGATAAACATATGCTTGCAAAACAAACTGGACTTACTAGGAGCCAGGTAACCTCGTACTTCTTCAACAAGTGTTGTTTTTTCTTGAAACACGAGTGCGAACGTAAATCTCTAACACACTTTTTTTCATTGCGCTTTTCTTAATTGATCGTGTTAATTTAACAACATGGTACAGGTTTCGAATTGGTTCATAAATGCTCGAGTTCGTCTTTGGAAACCAATGGTGGAAGAAATGTACACGGAAGAGATGAAGGATCAAGAGACGAATGGTTCCGAGGACAACAAATCAAGCAAGAATACCAATGAAGATCCTTCGATCAAAACAACAACTCCACAAGAAA is a window of Lathyrus oleraceus cultivar Zhongwan6 chromosome 6, CAAS_Psat_ZW6_1.0, whole genome shotgun sequence DNA encoding:
- the LOC127098669 gene encoding BEL1-like homeodomain protein 1, whose translation is MATYFHNNSEIQGGSTDGLQTLIFMNSSGYINYSDAPPQQQQQNLVFLNSAAALAGNTSLQQQNLSHPPPQFVGVPLSAEHSVHAHHDVSALHGFPPRMQYNMWNTADPNSAAREATRATQGLSLSLHAQGSGEDGRVSNGGQCSSVSGGVSGIQSVLLSSKYLKATQELLDEVVNVNGGIKVESVKKSFEKNKVVGESSTAVSGDGGSVGGGDGNGKRSSELSTTERQEIQVKKAKLINMLDEVEQRYRQYHNQMQMVISSFEQVAGIGSARTYTALALQTISKQFRCLKDAITGQIRAANKRLGEDDSFGGKIEGSRLKYVDHHLRQQRAIQQLGMIHHNAWRPQRGLPERSVSVLRAWLFEHFLHPYPKDSDKHMLAKQTGLTRSQVSNWFINARVRLWKPMVEEMYTEEMKDQETNGSEDNKSSKNTNEDPSIKTTTPQERVPTSETESKSFNSKQELAIVSVSTQSTSPIGVNVRNNSGFSFTELDGMTQASPKRTRNNDILHSPNHMKSNETENNEQISMKFGDDRQSRDGYCFMGNQTNFIAGFGQYPMEEIGRFDAEEFAPPRFSGNNGVSLTLGLPHCDTLSGTHQSFMPNQNIQLGRRLEINETNEFGAINNSNSHSSAAFESINMQNPKRFAAQLLPDFVA